A window of Pelagicoccus enzymogenes genomic DNA:
CTACGACGCGATCCTCTGCCTCTTCAGCTCCATCGGCTACACGGAGACTTTGCAAGGATTGGCCAACGCCTTCACCTGCTTCGCTCGACACCTGCCTCCCGGAGGCTGGCTCGTCTGCGAACCCTGGATCACCCCTGACGCCTGGAGGGACGGACAAGTAGACTCCGTCACAGCCCTCGACCCTAAATCCGGAGAGACCATCACCCGCACCCGCATGGGGGAAACGGACGGTCTCGTTTCGGTGCTGAAAATCGACTACGACATCGAAGACGACGCCTCCTTTCGCCAATTCAGCGAGATTCATCGACTCGGCCTCTTTACCAGAGAGCAAATGCGCAGCGCCCTCGAGGCCGCAGGCTTCCAGGTTACCTGGCTACCAATGGGCTTGCAGTCGGATTCGCTGATCGTCGCCCAAAAGATGGGCTGAGAGTTGGCTCCCGCACCACGGACTGGATGGAACCGGTCCCTCCCAAACAACGGTCAGGCCTGACGCCTTTCGAGAAATCGCGAGCAAGCTCGCTCCTACCCGACAAAAATAAAGCCCGGCCCCCGAAGAGGCCGGACTTCTCCCAAACAACATAAAGAAATTCGTCGGACGCAGCTCAAGCCCGCGGGAGGCTAGGCAATATCCTTTGGATAGATTCAACCAATAGCCATATCGGGGATTGGAGCAAACGGTTTTGATTTCGGCTTGTAAAAAATTTGATATTTCACAATTTATTTACGCTTTTTAAGCCTCCCTTAAGGGTTAATTTTTTATCGATTAAAAGGTACCCCTATCAGGTTTAGCCGTCGGGTTCGACGGGGCCGTTGCAAAGCCCTATTTTTCCGCCGAAAACGGCAGCGAACCGCCTTCGATATGCACCGTGCGGGTGGGAAACGCGATGGAGGAACCGCGGGCGGCCACCGCCTTCATGATCTTGAGATTGATGCGCTGACGAATGTCCATGTGGGCCAGCCAAGCGGTGGTGGAGGTGAAGTAGTAGACGAGTATCTGCAAAGCGCTGTCCCCAAAGTCCGTGAAGTTAACCAAAATGAAATCCTGGTTCACGCCCTCGTCCTCGTGCAGCAGCTTTCGTATGTCCTCCACCAAGCCTTCCATGTTCTCCGGAGAAGTGCTATAGGTCACTCCCACGTACTGCTTCACGCGACGCTTGGGCATGCGGCTCCAGTTCTCGATGATCTCGTTGGCCAGA
This region includes:
- a CDS encoding class I SAM-dependent DNA methyltransferase, whose amino-acid sequence is MYDRSAAYYDLIYRDLKDYRDEAAKIDALLQRLSPIPHRLLDAGCGTGEHARRLCRDHGYAVDGLDIEPEFASIAQTKNPSGSFRVGDMRDFDLKRSYDAILCLFSSIGYTETLQGLANAFTCFARHLPPGGWLVCEPWITPDAWRDGQVDSVTALDPKSGETITRTRMGETDGLVSVLKIDYDIEDDASFRQFSEIHRLGLFTREQMRSALEAAGFQVTWLPMGLQSDSLIVAQKMG